The DNA sequence AGGTTAAAAACAATGGGAATAATAGCCAGCACACAAACACCTGCCAGAAAATTGTATCCCGAAGCAACAGCCAAACCGGCACCCAATGCTGCAATTACCAGCAATACAATCCTGAAAATAATCTGGACATAGAAGTTTCGGCTGATCATTGACCTGATTTTTTGATTTTGTTGTAAAGGGTCTGTCGGGTTATACCAAGCTGCTCGGCTGCTGCGCTAAGGTTTCCATTGTTTTTTTCAATAGCGAGGTTAATCATTTGTCGTTCCATTTCTTCGAGCGTCATTTCGGGAGTAATATTTTTTCCTGAAACGACAGGTCTCATAAAGAAATCTTCAGGTTTTAACACATGATTATCGCTCAGGATAACCGCTTTTTCGATGGTGTGCTGCAATTCCCGGATATTTCCGGGCCACGAATAGCCGAGCAACTTGTCCTGGGCCTGCTGATTGATTTTCAGGTTTGGTTTATTGTATTTCGAGGCATACTTTTTCAGGAAAAAATCGGCTAGCACCAACACGTCGGTTCCTCGTTCGCGCAAAGGCGGAACCTCAATTTGTATGGTATTGATGCGGTAAAGCAAGTCTTCGCGGAAAAGCCCTTCGTGTACCATACTTTCGAGGTTTTTATTGGTCGCACAAATCAGTCGGATATCAACCGGAATAGTTTGATTGGAACCTATACGTGAAATCTGCCTGTTCTGTATGGCTGCCAACAATTTAGCCTGAAGATGAAACGATAGGTTGCCAATTTCATCGAGAAACAAACTGCCTTTATCGGCCACTTCGAATTTTCCGGGGCGACTTTCGCGGGCATCTGTAAAAGCGCCTTTCACATGTCCAAAGAGCTCGCTTTCGAACAACGTTTCGGTTATGGCGCCCATATCAACGCTAACCAATATTTCGCTCGACCGACCCGATAACCGGTGTATTTCCTGGGCAATCAATTCTTTTCCAGTGCCGTTTTCGCCGGTAATCAGCACGTTAGCTTCCGTTTTGGCGACCTTCCGAACCAGATTCAATACACTCATGAGTCGTGGCGACGAACCCACAATGTATTTCTGCTCACGGTTAATCTCGCTTTTCAGTCCTTTCTCCTTTTCTTTCAACTGGCTCACTTCTTTTTTCGACAAATTAAGTTGAAGAGCCGATTTCAATGTCGCCAGTAATTTGGCGTTGTCCCAGGGTTTCAGAATAAAATCGGTGGCGCCGGCTTTCAATGCTTTTACGGTCAATTCAACATCGCCATAGGCAGTAATCATGACAACCGAAATCTCCGGATTGGTTTCCTTAATTCGGGTTAGCCAGTATATACCTTCGTTTCCGGTATTGATCCCAGCTTTGAAATTCATATCCAGAATCGCCAGATTGTATTCATTTTGGCGTAATTCCGAAGGAATCAGATTCGGATCTGACAAGGTAGTGATGGATTGAAATTCAGGAGAGAGAAGGATCTCCAATGCACTTAAAATGCTCTTATTGTCGTCAACAATCAGGACGTTCCCTTTAGCCATTTTTTATTCAAAGATAAAAGTCGATTGATACGAAGTCAATAGATCGTAAAAATATTTTACACAATGGTGTCAATTATTTTTACCTGAAAATTCAGAATGAAATACATGCATATTCATTATCAGTGATTTATGATTGTGGCATTATTCTGGCATGGCACATTCCAAAGAATTAAACAATGATGTACAGAAAATTGACGTTTTTTTTCATTTTTTTAATAGTAACTGGAAATACACTCGTGGCTCAGGGCAAATGGAACTTAGCCCGGTGTATTTCCTTTTCCCTTGAAAACAACATTGGGCTGAAAAAAATGGAAATAGAAAAGAAGATTGCTTCAGAAGATCTGAACCAGTCAAAACGAGATCTTTTACCAGGAATCAGCGCATCATCGCGAGCCGGAATTAGTTTTGGACGTTCGATTGACCCCAACACCAATGGCATTATTAACACTCAGTTTTTTAATAACAGTTACGATCTTGGTACTTCGATGACCCTTTTTAACGGTTTTAAACTCCTGAACCAGATTGAATATCAGAAATTCAGGAAAAGAGCGACCGAGCTTAACCGCATAAATGCTGTTGACGACCTGGCTTTTAGCGTGATGAATTCGTATTTTGATGTGCTTTACTACAAGGGAATGCTAAAAATTGCTGAGGAGCAAGTTGAAACATCGCGCATTAATCTGAAGAAAATAAACAAACAAGTGGAACTGGGAATGAAATCGAAAACCGACCTGCTTGAAATGAGCGCCAATTTCGAAACCGAAGAATTACGTCGGATTCAGGTTGGGAATAGCCTAAAAACTGCTGTCCTGCAGTTGAAACAACGGATGAACCTGACAGATACCACCGAAATGGTTTTAGATGAAGAACAAAGTCCAATGGAAGTTTCTGCGAAACCCGATCAGCGAAGCCTTTTTTCAGCTTACACGCAATGGTCTCCTTACTATCAGTCGTTTGAAGCACAATTGAAAGCATCCCGGAAAATGTTGGCTATTAGCCGATCTCAGTTATATCCATCGCTAAGTGCAAATGCCTCGATGGGAACCGGCTTCTATGAAACTACGAAAGACGAAACCGGTAAAACCATCGCATTTAGCACTCAATTGGAAAACAACCGAAACAAATATGTTGGAGGTTCGCTCAATATTCCGATTTTTAGTCGCTGGGCTGTACGTTCCGACATCAAGAAAGCTAAATTACAGGTGGAGCAAGCACAGAATACGCTCGACGAAGAAAAGCAAAAGCTGTATTTTGAGATGGCCAATAACCTAAACGACCTGGAAGCTCTTGAGAAAGAATACAATCAGTACCAGAAGCAGCAGGATGCCGATCAACTTGCTTTTCAGGCAGCAGAGCGAAAATTTGAACAGGGTTTAGTTAGTGTTGTCGATTTTTACATTGCTAAAAACCGATTGGCTAATTCGGCTAGCCAGGTTCTAAATGCCCGGTTGCATTGGGAAATAAAGAAAAAAGCGCTCGATTTTTACTCCGGAAAACGATTCTGGGAATAGAAGAGCCCCTCCTAACCTCCCCAAAGGGGAGGGACAAGAACTAGGTACATTAAAGAACAACATTAATGAATAAGAGAGAATTAAAAAATAAGTTAAACATCTCCAACACTACAATTCTGGTGGTGTTGTGAGTCAAAATCCTCCCCCTTTGGGGGAGTTAGAGGGGGCTTTAATTATGGGAATGGATAAAGTTATTGAAAAGCAAAAGGGGTTGAGACCCAAACACATCATCTGGATTGTTGGGGGATTGGCATTTGCCTTTTTGTTGTATAAAGTTGTTTTTACTGAAAGTGGATCAACTTTCAGAGCCGAAAAAGATAAGCTAACCATCAGCACAGTAGAAGACGGTTTGTTTAACGACTACATTACAGTTATTGGGCAGGTAGAACCAATTTCAACCATTTTTCTGGATGCCGAAGAGGGCGGAAAAGTTGAAGAAAAACTGATTGAAGAAGGTGAGATGGTGAAAAAAGGCGATATCATCCTGAAGCTGCGGAACAACGACCTCAACCTGAGTATCATGAACAGCGAATCGAGCATGGCCTACCAAACCAATGAGCTCCGCAATACGCAGATACAAATGGAACAGCAGAAAATTCAAAATAAGCAGCAGTTGCTCTCGATTGATTATGAACTCGTGCGATTATCGAGAAATTATGAGCAACAGAAAGCGTTGTACAATGACGGGTTAATTGCCAAAGAAGATTTTCTGAAAGCCGAAGAAGATTATCTCAAATCGAAGAAAAACCGCGATCTCATTTATATGAAACTGGTTCAGGATTCGATCTTTCGCGAAAATCAGAAATTACAGATGGATCAAAGTCTTGGTAATATGCATCTTAACCTGAAAGTGGTTCAACAGCGTCGCGAAGACCTGAATGTAAAAGCTCCTGTTGATGGTCAGCTTGGTTTGCTTAATGCCGAAATTGGTGAATCAATCAACAAAGGGCAACGGATTGGGCAGATTAATATTCTTGGTAATTTTAAGGTAAACGCTAAAATCGACGAACATTATATCGACAGGGTTGTCCGCGGATTAACTGCCACACTCGATCGTAACGGTACTAACTTTAACCTTGCGGTGAAAAAAGTATATCCTGAAGTTCGTGATGGTCAATTCGAAATCGATCTGATATTCGATGGTACCACTCCCGACAACATCCGTACCGGACAGACTTACCACATTAAACTCGAACTTGGCGAATCGGGTAAAGCTGTGCTGTTGGCTCGCGGAGGGTTCTTCCAGAGCACTGGAGGGCAATGGGTTTTTGTGCTGAATCAGGATGGAACTGAAGCAACCAAGCGAAACATCAAAATAGGTAAACAAAACCCACAGTATTACGAAGTGCTGGAAGGTCTAAATGCCGGCGAAAAGGTAATCACTTCGGGCTATGAAATGTTCGGAACAAACGACCGGATTGTGCTGAAGTAGGAGAAGGCATGGAGCTTGGAGCATGGGGTAGAGAGGGAGCATTTATAAACTGAATTTTAATTCATAACTTGATGCATGTAAAACTTAAAATTTAAACTCATGGCTCAATTTAGATTTATGGATTTGGATATTTGGAAAGAATCAATTACTCTGAATGATCAGCTTTTTGATTTGGTGGATGCATTATCTGATGCGAAGAGTTATCGGGTTGCAGAACAGTTAAGGGGCTCATCGTTAAGCATTTCAAATAACATAGCGGAAGGTTCCGGTTCTTTTTCATCAAAAGATTTTGCCAACTTCCTGAATATTGCCCGAAGGTCTGTTTTTGAAACGGCAAACATCTCTTATGTAGCGTACAGAAGAAAGTTCATCGATAAAGAAAAATTGGATCGTATATTAAACGATCTGGAATTATTGAGCAAAAAAATAACCAATTTCAGAAAATCGCTATTATAAGCGCAAAGGGCAAGGAGCATGGAGCAAAGAGATAAAACAACCCACGCCCCATGCTCCCCCGCTTCATGCAAGATTTATTAACCATTGCGGCTAGTGCAATGCGCAGTCCATGCTCCTTGCCCCATGCCCTAAGCAATTTTTACATCATGATACGTACAGTAAACCTTAACAAAGTATTTCGCACCGAGGAGATTGAAACCAGTGCGTTGAACAACGTGAACCTTCATATAAAGAAGGGCGAATTTGTAGCCATTATGGGTCCTTCGGGCTGCGGCAAGTCAACCTTGCTCAACATTATCGGCTTGTTGGATAACCCAAGTACAGGCGAGTATTATTTCGACAATCAGGAAGTTGGTGCTTTTAAAGAGCGCAACCGTACTTTACTCCGGAAGGGAAACATCGGGTTTGTATTTCAGAGTTTTAACCTCATCGACGAACTCAATGTTTACGAAAACGTAGAGCTTCCGCTTATTTACCTAAAAATGAGCGCTAAAGAGCGCAAAGAGATGGTCGAGAAGGTGCTCGATCGCATGCAAATTGGGCACCGTAAAAAACATTTTCCGCAGCAGTTATCCGGAGGACAGCAGCAGCGTGTTGCCATTGCCCGCGCCGTGGTTGCCAATCCGAAGCTGATTTTGGCCGATGAGCCTACCGGTAATCTCGACTCGAAAAATGGTATGGAAGTCATGAACCTGCTCACCGAATTGAATCGTGAAGGAACAACCATCGTAATGGTAACCCACTCGATGCACGACTCTGAATTTGCTCACCGCGTGATTAACCTCTTCGATGGACAGGTAATAACCGAAGAAGTGAAAAACAAAATGGGCGAAGTTCTGGTGTAAAATTTAGCCTGAAGCAGTGATTTATATTTTTAAATTATGATCATAATTTAAAAACGGTCATGCGAAATCCGGTTGAAGCGTTGCGGTATGAATAATGGGTCTAAATGACCTGAATAAAAAGCTTATAACAGATAACTAAAAAGATTGGAATGATAAAGAACTATCTCACGATTGCTTTTCGCACTCTCCTGAAAAACAGGACTTACAGTTTGATCAACGCCATCGGTCTGTCGGTTGGCACCCTCTGCTGCCTCTATATCCTGATGTTTGTTACCAACCAATATAGTTACGATAAGCATCATACCAAGGCAAAAAACATCTATCGCGTTACAAGTACCCTGATTGCTTCCGGCGAAAAGCATCAAATGGCCACCTGCTCGCCAATAATTGCACCTGCATTGAAATCAGACTTTCCCGAAATAGAACAGTTCACGCGGGTCATTCCAACAATTGATGTGGGCCGGCATTTGCTGCATTACCAGGAAAAATCGATATACGAAAAAGATGCTTTTTTTGTCGATTCTACTTTTTTCAATGTTTTTACCTATCATTTCGTTTTTGGGAACCCGATGGCGGCATTGGTAGAGCCCTACTCGGTTGTTTTACTGCAACCGATGGCCGAAAAACTTTTCGGGGAAACAGA is a window from the Aquipluma nitroreducens genome containing:
- a CDS encoding ABC transporter ATP-binding protein, which codes for MIRTVNLNKVFRTEEIETSALNNVNLHIKKGEFVAIMGPSGCGKSTLLNIIGLLDNPSTGEYYFDNQEVGAFKERNRTLLRKGNIGFVFQSFNLIDELNVYENVELPLIYLKMSAKERKEMVEKVLDRMQIGHRKKHFPQQLSGGQQQRVAIARAVVANPKLILADEPTGNLDSKNGMEVMNLLTELNREGTTIVMVTHSMHDSEFAHRVINLFDGQVITEEVKNKMGEVLV
- a CDS encoding four helix bundle protein: MAQFRFMDLDIWKESITLNDQLFDLVDALSDAKSYRVAEQLRGSSLSISNNIAEGSGSFSSKDFANFLNIARRSVFETANISYVAYRRKFIDKEKLDRILNDLELLSKKITNFRKSLL
- a CDS encoding efflux RND transporter periplasmic adaptor subunit, translating into MDKVIEKQKGLRPKHIIWIVGGLAFAFLLYKVVFTESGSTFRAEKDKLTISTVEDGLFNDYITVIGQVEPISTIFLDAEEGGKVEEKLIEEGEMVKKGDIILKLRNNDLNLSIMNSESSMAYQTNELRNTQIQMEQQKIQNKQQLLSIDYELVRLSRNYEQQKALYNDGLIAKEDFLKAEEDYLKSKKNRDLIYMKLVQDSIFRENQKLQMDQSLGNMHLNLKVVQQRREDLNVKAPVDGQLGLLNAEIGESINKGQRIGQINILGNFKVNAKIDEHYIDRVVRGLTATLDRNGTNFNLAVKKVYPEVRDGQFEIDLIFDGTTPDNIRTGQTYHIKLELGESGKAVLLARGGFFQSTGGQWVFVLNQDGTEATKRNIKIGKQNPQYYEVLEGLNAGEKVITSGYEMFGTNDRIVLK
- a CDS encoding sigma-54-dependent transcriptional regulator — encoded protein: MAKGNVLIVDDNKSILSALEILLSPEFQSITTLSDPNLIPSELRQNEYNLAILDMNFKAGINTGNEGIYWLTRIKETNPEISVVMITAYGDVELTVKALKAGATDFILKPWDNAKLLATLKSALQLNLSKKEVSQLKEKEKGLKSEINREQKYIVGSSPRLMSVLNLVRKVAKTEANVLITGENGTGKELIAQEIHRLSGRSSEILVSVDMGAITETLFESELFGHVKGAFTDARESRPGKFEVADKGSLFLDEIGNLSFHLQAKLLAAIQNRQISRIGSNQTIPVDIRLICATNKNLESMVHEGLFREDLLYRINTIQIEVPPLRERGTDVLVLADFFLKKYASKYNKPNLKINQQAQDKLLGYSWPGNIRELQHTIEKAVILSDNHVLKPEDFFMRPVVSGKNITPEMTLEEMERQMINLAIEKNNGNLSAAAEQLGITRQTLYNKIKKSGQ
- a CDS encoding TolC family protein, yielding MYRKLTFFFIFLIVTGNTLVAQGKWNLARCISFSLENNIGLKKMEIEKKIASEDLNQSKRDLLPGISASSRAGISFGRSIDPNTNGIINTQFFNNSYDLGTSMTLFNGFKLLNQIEYQKFRKRATELNRINAVDDLAFSVMNSYFDVLYYKGMLKIAEEQVETSRINLKKINKQVELGMKSKTDLLEMSANFETEELRRIQVGNSLKTAVLQLKQRMNLTDTTEMVLDEEQSPMEVSAKPDQRSLFSAYTQWSPYYQSFEAQLKASRKMLAISRSQLYPSLSANASMGTGFYETTKDETGKTIAFSTQLENNRNKYVGGSLNIPIFSRWAVRSDIKKAKLQVEQAQNTLDEEKQKLYFEMANNLNDLEALEKEYNQYQKQQDADQLAFQAAERKFEQGLVSVVDFYIAKNRLANSASQVLNARLHWEIKKKALDFYSGKRFWE